CCGGTACGATGTGATTCCGGGGCCGAAGGTCTTTGAGACCCAGATTCACGGGAAACGGTTTGAGATGTACAACGATACGGTGCTGGGGTTCAATAAGTCGGGCAAGGAAGTGGCGCGGATTCAGGTGGAGGAGCCGATTTACATTCGGCCCGCCGAGCGCGTCAACTGGCTCTAATCCTCAGCGAGACTTCGTAGCAATAGAGGGCAGGGAGTTCGATCGAGCTCCCTGCCCTCTGTGTTTAGTGCTCCACTGAAATTCATATCCATGTCTCATGCCGAGGGTAGCTGGAAGCGATATCCAGCGAATGGGTGCTGCATCCATCTTCTCAGGCAGCATACCTACGGTCTACTGATTAAGAGGGCCTTCGATAGTTGCATTTGACAGTTGGCGGAGTGTATAAAAAGCTTCTGTTATATTGAGGAACTACCCCTATTCGTTCTCCAGGTTGGTCGGAGATTTAGCATGAATGTTTCACTGCTCTTTCCTCCAACGTGGCATCCGTCACAGCCCTATCTCAGCCTCCCATCATTGAAGGGGTTTTTAGCCCAGGGTGGTATCAGTAACGTTTCTCAGCGAGATCTTGGGATTGAGCTCTTAGATAGGTTGCTGACCCAGTCCTATGGGG
This portion of the Nitrospirota bacterium genome encodes:
- a CDS encoding nitrate oxidoreductase subunit beta, with the protein product RYDVIPGPKVFETQIHGKRFEMYNDTVLGFNKSGKEVARIQVEEPIYIRPAERVNWL